One stretch of Prosthecobacter dejongeii DNA includes these proteins:
- the rpsB gene encoding 30S ribosomal protein S2, giving the protein MSQALAELVEAGVHFGHQTKRWNPKMKPFILDSRNQIHILNIEETIKQIDVAAEFLSELARKNKRILFVGCKRQAQEAIREAAEACGQFYVNHRWLGGTLTNLETIRKSVARLGYLEEIEKKPEFKLMSKKELASLNRERIKLERNLRGVRGMDKFPDAVVIVDSAREHIAVHEARRLGIPIVALVDTNADPDKVDYPIAANDDAIRSIRIILQKLIDPVITATAELKK; this is encoded by the coding sequence ATGTCCCAAGCACTCGCAGAACTCGTCGAAGCCGGAGTCCATTTCGGTCACCAAACCAAGCGTTGGAACCCGAAGATGAAGCCTTTCATCCTCGACTCCCGCAACCAGATCCATATCCTCAACATCGAGGAGACCATCAAGCAGATCGACGTGGCCGCTGAGTTCCTTTCCGAACTCGCCCGCAAAAACAAGCGCATCCTTTTCGTCGGTTGCAAACGCCAGGCTCAGGAAGCCATCCGCGAAGCTGCTGAAGCCTGCGGCCAGTTCTACGTGAACCATCGCTGGTTAGGCGGTACCCTCACCAACCTCGAAACCATCCGCAAGAGCGTCGCCCGCCTGGGTTACCTCGAAGAGATCGAGAAGAAGCCTGAGTTCAAGCTCATGTCCAAAAAGGAACTCGCCTCCCTGAACCGCGAGCGCATCAAGCTGGAGCGCAACCTTCGTGGCGTGCGTGGCATGGACAAGTTCCCAGACGCCGTCGTCATCGTGGACTCCGCCCGCGAGCACATCGCCGTGCATGAAGCCCGCCGCCTCGGCATCCCGATCGTGGCCCTCGTGGACACCAACGCCGACCCAGACAAAGTGGACTACCCGATCGCCGCCAACGACGACGCCATCCGCTCCATCCGCATCATTCTCCAGAAGCTGATCGACCCCGTCATCACCGCGACTGCTGAGCTGAAGAAGTAA